The following are encoded in a window of Panthera leo isolate Ple1 chromosome B2, P.leo_Ple1_pat1.1, whole genome shotgun sequence genomic DNA:
- the KIFC1 gene encoding kinesin-like protein KIFC1 isoform X3: MEDALEPEKKRTRGLDTVTKIATSRPRAPALTTVAQTQGQTTAPKVPKKTGPRCSTAVATVLKNQKPGPAAPAQKPGAAAPVLGGRKPTKRPAWDLKGQLCDLNAELKCCRERTQTLDQENQQLQDQLREAQQQAKSLGAECRTLEGELARVQAQAEQGQQELGNLRARVLELEEQLGTQQGLVQELQKEQLGLQEERRGLAARLEEQERRLQASEAALSGSQAEVASLRQEATTQAALLVEQGERLHGLEMERRRLHNQLQELKGNIRVFCRVRPVLPGEPTPPPGFLLFPSGPGGPSDPPTRLSLSRSDERRGTLSGAPAPPTRHDFSFDRVFPPGSGQDEVFEEIAMLVQSALDGYPVCIFAYGQTGSGKTFTMEGGPGGDPQVEGLIPRALRHLFSVAQELGSQGWTYSFVASYVEIYNETVRDLLATGTRKGQGGECEIRRAGPGSEELTVTNARYVPVSCEKEVEALLHLAHQNRAVARTAQNERSSRSHSVFQLQISGEHAGRGLQCGAPLSLVDLAGSERLDPGLTLGPGERERLRETQAINSSLSTLGLVIMALSNKESHVPYRNSKLTYLLQNSLGGSAKMLMFVNISPLEENVSESLNSLRFASKVNQCVIGTAQANRK; the protein is encoded by the exons CTCCAAAAGTTCCCAAGAAGACGGGACCCCGATGTTCCACAGCTGTTGCCACAG TGCTGAAGAATCAGAAACCAGGCCCTGCTGCTCCTGCCCAGAAGCCTGGAG CGGCTGCTCCCGTGCTGGGAGGGAGGAAACCCACCAAACGTCCGGCCTGGGACTTAAAGGGTCAGTTATGTGACCTAAATGCAGAGCTGAAATGCTGTCGTGAGAGGACTCAGACATTGGACCAGGAGAACCAACAGCTACAGGACCAGCTCCGGGAGGCCCAACAACAGGCCAAGTCCCTGGGGGCAGAATGCAGGACACTGGAAGGGGAGTTGGCCAGGGTGCAGGCCCAGGCCGAGCAGGGCCAACAGGAATTGGGGAACCTAAGGGCCCGTGTCCTGGAGCTAGAAGAGCAGCTGGGCACACAGCAGGGCTTGGTGCAAGAGCTCCAGAAAGAACAGTTGGGGTTGCAGGAGGAGCGAAGGGGACTGGCCGCCCGGCTGGAGGAGCAGGAG AGGAGGCTACAGGCGTCAGAAGCAGCTCTGTCAGGCAGCCAAGCAGAGGTGGCGTCTCTGCGCCAGGAGGCTACAACCCAGGCGGCCTTACTAGTGGAGCAAGGAGAACGTCTCCATGGGCTAGAGATGGAGCGCCGGCGATTACACAACCAGCTACAGGAACTCAAAGGCAATATCCGTGTGTTCTGCCGGGTCCGCCCTGTCCTTCCAGGggagcccaccccaccccctggttTCCTCCTGTTTCCCTCTGGCCCTGGTGGGCCCTCTGATCCTCCAACCCGCCTCAGCCTCTCCCGATCTGACGAGCGTCGTGGGACCCTGAGTGGGGCGccagccccccccacccgccaTGACTTCTCCTTTGACCGGGTCTTCCCACCAGGGAGTGGACAGGACGAAGTGTTTGAGGAGATTGCCATGCTTGTCCAGTCAGCCCTGGATGGCTACCCAGTATGCATCTTTGCCTACGGCCAGACAGGCAGTGGCAAGACCTTCACGATGGAGGGTGGGCCTGGGGGAGACCCCCAGGTGGAGGGGCTGATCCCTCGGGCCCTGCGGCATCTCTTCTCCGTGGCCCAGGAGCTGGGCAGCCAGGGCTGGACCTACAGCTTTGTGGCAAGCTATGTAGAGATCTATAATGAGACTGTCCGAGACCTGCTGGCCACCGGGACCCGGAAGGGCCAGGGCGGCGAGTGTGAGATTCGCCGGGCAGGGCCAGGAAGCGAGGAGCTTACCGTCACCAATGCCCGATATGTTCCTGTCTCCTGTGAGAAAGAG GTGGAGGCCCTGCTCCATCTGGCCCACCAGAACCGGGCTGTGGCCCGCACAGCCCAGAATGAGCGATCATCACGCAGTCACAGTGTGTTCCAGCTGCAGATCTCTGGGGAGCACGCTGGGCGAGGCCTGCAATGTGGGGCCCCCCTCAGCCTTGTGGACCTGGCTGGGAGTGAGCGGCTAGACCCTGGCTTAACCCTTGGCCCTGGGGAGCGGGAACGCCTTCGGGAAACCCAAGCCATTAACAGCAGCTTGTCTACCCTGGGGCTGGTCATCATGGCCTTGAGCAACAAG GAGTCCCATGTGCCTTACCGGAACAGCAAGCTCACCTACCTGTTGCAGAACTCTCTGGGTGGCAGCGCTAAGAT gCTCATGTTTGTGAACATTTCCCCCCTGGAAGAGAACGTGTCCGAGTCCCTCAACTCCCTACGCTTTGCCTCCAAG GTGAACCAGTGTGTTATTGGTACGGCCCAGGCTAACAGGAAATGA